In the Pyrolobus fumarii 1A genome, one interval contains:
- a CDS encoding beta-propeller domain-containing protein: MEKRLVLPAVIALVAAAAIVYLAAVSIPGGAPITPIETRVVTVTVTAEPVTPTQWSMAPSARIESGVVAPEVAKLLESITQPGVRGSPVLTTVVTAVEAVPLRAGVVGGYGAPGGETGTLVAIRGVDEIDTVKLIHDILYVARDGLVYRVNTTSLEPLEPLDPLGIARASWGKASISITLPEASISNITLPASIELRGILYTWDGIAALLDVRYEGIGVGRSWTGIIVYNNDGDVVCKTLIPGRLVDARSAHGLIWVETTSPLYTVMLVGGPQVTRAVAAYQPSIEVAVINATSCEASILRFNVTSSWRAPLLLVNASGRDAYLAFSGWGPKGSVKTVVVRLVYNGTLYAVNGAELDGLLPTNWLAAALLGDRLLLVLERKDGGFTLYMLDGETLETKASLEVPRFRERVHAIRLIDGYIYVVTYRNKDPLFVINVTNPDEPRLLGWRKGPGYDQILQPLWDGLVLGLGYTDEGSLRLRVYRIESNASLALVDELVLHKTWSSVLSRPEAYRYLAIARGAIGYPVYTPEGPKGEKVLLARIDNEGHIEAYKLLVGLRAVGSLDKLYVISEGKVSVVDAATLSVKGEASLSPSSP; encoded by the coding sequence ATGGAGAAGAGGCTGGTACTCCCAGCCGTAATTGCGCTTGTCGCCGCGGCGGCCATAGTGTATCTCGCGGCGGTGAGCATCCCAGGTGGCGCGCCCATCACACCCATCGAGACTAGGGTTGTGACGGTCACTGTCACTGCCGAGCCTGTGACGCCCACGCAGTGGAGCATGGCCCCATCAGCGCGTATAGAGTCTGGTGTCGTGGCGCCCGAGGTTGCGAAACTGCTCGAGAGTATAACGCAGCCTGGTGTTAGAGGCTCACCCGTGTTAACAACTGTCGTGACGGCTGTTGAGGCTGTCCCGCTGAGAGCGGGTGTTGTTGGCGGGTATGGTGCGCCTGGTGGCGAGACCGGGACGCTAGTCGCTATTCGCGGCGTCGACGAGATAGACACTGTCAAGCTGATACACGATATACTCTACGTTGCGCGGGATGGGCTCGTATACCGGGTTAATACTACCAGCCTCGAGCCCCTCGAGCCACTAGACCCGTTGGGCATAGCCAGGGCATCCTGGGGCAAGGCGAGCATCTCGATAACACTACCCGAGGCGAGCATCAGCAACATCACCCTACCAGCGTCTATAGAGCTGCGTGGCATTCTCTACACTTGGGATGGGATAGCAGCCCTCCTGGACGTGAGGTACGAGGGTATAGGTGTTGGTCGCTCGTGGACCGGCATCATAGTATACAATAACGATGGTGACGTTGTATGCAAGACGCTGATACCAGGGCGCCTAGTGGATGCTAGAAGCGCCCACGGACTCATATGGGTCGAGACAACGTCGCCATTATACACAGTGATGCTGGTTGGCGGCCCTCAGGTTACACGAGCCGTGGCAGCATACCAACCCAGCATAGAAGTGGCGGTGATCAACGCAACGTCTTGCGAGGCGAGCATCCTAAGGTTCAACGTGACCTCCTCGTGGAGAGCACCTCTCCTACTAGTCAATGCGAGCGGGCGGGACGCGTACCTGGCGTTCTCGGGGTGGGGGCCGAAGGGCAGCGTGAAGACCGTGGTAGTGAGGCTAGTGTACAACGGGACGCTCTATGCCGTGAATGGTGCCGAGCTCGACGGCCTCCTGCCAACCAATTGGCTGGCGGCTGCGCTGCTAGGTGATAGGCTCCTACTAGTCCTGGAGAGGAAGGACGGCGGCTTCACACTATACATGCTTGACGGTGAGACACTCGAGACGAAGGCTAGTCTAGAGGTGCCCAGGTTCCGTGAGCGCGTCCACGCGATCAGGTTGATCGATGGGTACATCTACGTGGTGACTTATAGAAACAAGGACCCACTCTTCGTGATAAACGTGACTAACCCGGATGAGCCTAGGCTGCTCGGTTGGAGGAAGGGCCCGGGCTACGACCAGATACTCCAGCCTCTATGGGACGGGCTTGTACTAGGCCTAGGGTACACCGATGAGGGTAGCCTACGCCTACGCGTATACCGCATCGAGAGTAACGCTAGCTTAGCGCTAGTGGACGAGCTAGTACTGCACAAGACATGGTCTAGTGTGCTCAGTAGGCCAGAGGCATACCGGTACCTGGCCATAGCCAGGGGTGCAATCGGCTACCCCGTATACACCCCCGAGGGGCCTAAGGGCGAGAAGGTGCTACTAGCCAGGATAGATAACGAGGGCCACATAGAAGCCTACAAGTTGCTCGTGGGGCTCCGAGCCGTGGGGAGCCTGGACAAGCTATACGTGATAAGCGAGGGTAAGGTGAGTGTGGTGGACGCGGCAACGCTGAGCGTGAAGGGCGAGGCTAGCCTCAGCCCTTCCTCTCCATGA
- a CDS encoding helix-turn-helix domain-containing protein, translated as MTGQKQEHSEDPIAALGGTALRVYLYLLSHGGPVTPRELQRAMGFRSVSTAYHHLERLAGMGLVEKRGDGYVARKPSGLLGLYMRLYGRLVPRMLIAASISSGVALGYTLSYRDPLAAILLWLVSALFWREVITLKAILMRLCA; from the coding sequence TTGACTGGACAGAAACAGGAGCATAGCGAGGATCCCATAGCGGCTTTGGGCGGCACCGCGCTCCGGGTGTACCTCTACCTGCTCTCGCATGGAGGCCCGGTGACTCCGAGAGAGCTGCAGAGGGCGATGGGCTTTCGCAGCGTCTCGACGGCCTATCACCACCTTGAGCGGCTGGCGGGCATGGGTCTCGTCGAGAAGAGGGGCGACGGCTACGTTGCTCGTAAGCCTAGTGGCCTCCTAGGCCTCTACATGAGGCTTTATGGCAGGCTTGTACCTAGGATGCTCATCGCCGCGAGCATATCAAGTGGAGTGGCTCTAGGCTACACATTGTCGTACAGGGATCCGCTCGCGGCTATACTATTGTGGCTCGTCTCCGCCCTCTTCTGGCGCGAGGTTATCACTCTGAAGGCTATCCTCATGCGCCTCTGTGCATAG
- a CDS encoding CTP synthase, with protein MVKYVFVTGGVLSSVGKGITTASIGLLLKSRGYNVTAIKIDPYINVDAGTMNPYAHGEVFVTEDGGETDLDIGHYERFLDVNLSRKNNITTGQVYLSVIEKERRGEYLGQTVQVIPHITDEIKSRIREVARETGADVVLVEIGGTVGDIEGLPFLEAIRQMRIEEGYENTVFVHVALVPVLRTTGEQKTKPLQHSVQELRRIGIQPDIIVARSERPLEPEAKRKIALYSNVPLEAVFSNYDVETIYEVPLILEEQGLGSYLARRLGLEDHKPDLDAWRDFVKRLKESQKPVRIAMVGKYTKLRDSYISIVEALRHAGAALRVKPVLNWYESTLVEQGKIDPRKVIEENDAVVVLPGFGRRGAEGKIMVIREAREAGKPLLGICFGMQLAVIEIARNLAGLEGANSTELDPNTPHPVIDLLPNQRGIERLGGTMRLGAHPIRLVPNTLVYKLYNRDIVYERHRHRYEVNPKYIEKLVSAGMEVSGYSLDTGSVEFIELRDHPFFVGSQPHPEFKSRPMRPSPLFTGLLEAALKTQS; from the coding sequence GTGGTCAAGTACGTGTTTGTGACTGGTGGCGTGCTTAGCAGCGTAGGTAAGGGTATCACGACAGCCTCCATAGGCCTCCTGCTCAAGTCGCGTGGCTACAACGTGACGGCGATCAAGATAGACCCCTACATCAACGTCGACGCTGGCACGATGAACCCCTATGCTCACGGGGAGGTATTCGTAACGGAGGATGGCGGGGAGACCGACCTTGACATCGGGCACTACGAGCGCTTCCTGGACGTAAATCTGAGCCGGAAGAACAACATCACCACCGGCCAGGTATACCTCTCGGTGATAGAGAAGGAGAGGCGCGGGGAGTACCTTGGCCAGACGGTGCAGGTCATACCCCACATAACCGACGAGATCAAGTCCAGGATACGCGAGGTAGCGAGAGAGACTGGCGCAGACGTAGTACTCGTGGAGATAGGTGGTACTGTCGGCGATATCGAGGGGCTCCCGTTCCTAGAGGCTATCCGCCAGATGAGGATAGAGGAGGGCTACGAGAACACAGTGTTCGTCCATGTGGCGTTAGTGCCGGTGCTCAGGACGACTGGCGAGCAGAAGACGAAGCCATTGCAGCATAGTGTGCAGGAGTTGCGCCGCATCGGCATACAACCGGATATAATCGTGGCTCGTAGCGAGAGACCCCTCGAGCCAGAGGCGAAGCGCAAGATAGCGCTCTACAGCAACGTGCCGCTCGAGGCGGTGTTCTCAAACTACGACGTCGAGACGATATACGAGGTGCCCCTTATACTCGAGGAGCAGGGGCTCGGCTCCTACCTAGCACGTAGACTCGGCCTCGAGGACCACAAGCCGGATCTCGACGCGTGGCGAGACTTCGTCAAGAGGCTGAAGGAGTCGCAGAAGCCCGTGAGGATAGCGATGGTCGGCAAGTATACCAAGCTGCGCGACTCCTACATCAGCATAGTCGAGGCGCTCCGGCACGCCGGCGCGGCGTTGAGAGTCAAGCCCGTGCTCAACTGGTACGAGTCGACCCTCGTGGAGCAAGGGAAGATCGACCCCCGCAAAGTCATCGAGGAGAATGACGCCGTTGTCGTTCTCCCTGGCTTTGGCAGGAGGGGCGCCGAGGGCAAGATAATGGTCATCCGTGAGGCGCGCGAGGCAGGCAAGCCCCTCCTCGGCATATGCTTCGGCATGCAGCTGGCCGTCATCGAGATAGCGAGGAACCTCGCCGGCCTAGAGGGCGCGAATAGCACCGAGCTCGACCCGAACACCCCGCACCCGGTGATAGACCTCCTCCCCAACCAGAGGGGCATCGAGAGACTAGGAGGCACAATGAGGCTCGGAGCACACCCGATACGGCTAGTGCCAAACACCCTCGTCTACAAGCTCTACAACCGCGACATCGTCTACGAGAGGCACCGGCACCGCTACGAGGTGAACCCGAAGTACATCGAGAAGCTGGTCTCGGCGGGCATGGAGGTATCCGGTTACAGCCTCGACACCGGCTCAGTCGAGTTCATCGAGCTGCGCGACCACCCCTTCTTCGTTGGCTCCCAGCCACACCCAGAGTTCAAGAGCAGACCAATGAGGCCATCACCGCTCTTCACCGGGCTGCTCGAAGCAGCATTGAAGACGCAAAGTTAG
- a CDS encoding ATP-binding protein encodes MARVVIDRWECVALERLVGEGVWLLVYGRRKTGKTWLLRRCVSWSVYATVTRSGECIVEDAGGVRLAGLDECLEMVTSVVRRSGIAVIDEFQRLPQRYWDVFSILRGEAEGVLVACGSSMGIVSRIFDRRSPLLGVFEAFRVDLASVYDVIVSLGKAGLDPRNAVLWAVVVRDPWILGHVAPRGNPWAALAEKAEMLVPIVRGLVGEVFEEEERQLTRTYDAVLTLLAKGYWKASDIAARLYAAGLTSSPSASVATGILHVLEEMGLVERIALWRTRGARVYYRHRSPLTSLLYRIADMVEEAGTTPPLDTLRAVYGVELQFTLGELLAEYHGLRRAYSIQPDGRDVDVVLLDRRGRVAWGYEVKMGQVKRHEASGIAEWMRGLGVPRVGVVALGGIEEGYAGLDEVLTPEDILVVAERLAAEKRRTARRADHTL; translated from the coding sequence GTGGCGCGGGTGGTTATCGATCGCTGGGAGTGTGTCGCGCTGGAGAGGCTTGTTGGTGAGGGCGTGTGGCTCCTAGTGTATGGCAGGAGGAAGACTGGCAAGACGTGGCTCCTGAGGAGGTGCGTCTCGTGGAGCGTGTACGCCACCGTCACTCGTAGCGGCGAGTGTATCGTGGAGGATGCGGGTGGCGTTAGGCTCGCTGGGCTAGATGAGTGTCTGGAGATGGTTACGAGTGTTGTGCGAAGGAGCGGTATAGCCGTTATCGACGAGTTTCAGAGGCTTCCGCAGCGCTACTGGGACGTGTTCTCCATTCTGCGTGGTGAGGCCGAGGGTGTACTTGTGGCCTGCGGCTCTAGCATGGGCATAGTCTCGAGGATCTTCGACCGCAGGTCGCCGCTGCTCGGCGTGTTTGAGGCTTTCCGAGTGGACCTTGCGAGCGTCTATGATGTTATCGTCTCGCTGGGCAAAGCCGGGCTGGATCCGCGCAACGCAGTGCTCTGGGCTGTTGTTGTCCGAGACCCTTGGATACTCGGGCACGTGGCGCCCCGCGGCAATCCTTGGGCCGCTCTAGCCGAGAAGGCTGAGATGCTCGTGCCTATCGTGCGTGGCCTCGTGGGCGAGGTTTTCGAGGAGGAGGAGAGGCAGCTCACACGAACATATGACGCCGTGCTAACGCTGCTCGCCAAGGGCTACTGGAAGGCGTCCGACATCGCCGCTAGGCTGTACGCGGCGGGGCTAACCTCGAGCCCATCTGCCAGCGTCGCGACCGGCATACTACACGTGCTCGAGGAGATGGGGCTCGTCGAGAGGATAGCATTGTGGAGAACCCGGGGGGCCCGCGTCTACTACAGGCACAGGTCGCCTCTCACGAGCCTCCTCTACAGGATAGCCGATATGGTCGAAGAGGCTGGGACGACCCCGCCCCTCGACACCCTCAGGGCCGTCTACGGCGTTGAGCTACAGTTCACGCTGGGCGAGCTTCTCGCGGAGTATCATGGCTTGCGACGCGCCTACTCGATACAACCCGACGGTCGTGATGTAGACGTGGTCCTCTTGGACAGGCGGGGTAGAGTGGCGTGGGGCTACGAGGTGAAAATGGGGCAAGTGAAACGACACGAGGCTAGCGGGATAGCAGAGTGGATGCGTGGCCTAGGCGTGCCCCGTGTCGGTGTCGTTGCGCTCGGGGGGATTGAGGAGGGCTATGCGGGCCTAGACGAGGTACTTACGCCCGAGGATATACTCGTGGTTGCAGAGAGGCTTGCAGCCGAGAAGAGGAGAACCGCTAGACGAGCAGACCATACTCTCTAA
- the cysC gene encoding adenylyl-sulfate kinase: METRCLEKGFVVWFTGLPGSGKTTIASRLAERLRSLGYRVELLDGDWARRTISEGAGFTREERLRHLKRVAWVARLLARNGVIVLCSFVSPYEEARRLVRSIVEEEGIPFILVWVKASPETAAKRKPELWEKAKKGEIKHFTGVSDPYEPPSNPDLVIDTERVGVEEGVEAVFKLLEGRGLVAKA; the protein is encoded by the coding sequence ATGGAAACGAGATGTCTCGAGAAGGGCTTCGTAGTCTGGTTCACGGGTCTACCCGGCTCCGGGAAGACCACAATAGCCTCGAGGCTCGCAGAGAGGCTAAGGAGCCTCGGCTACCGCGTGGAGCTCCTCGACGGCGACTGGGCCCGGAGGACTATCAGCGAGGGCGCGGGCTTCACCAGGGAGGAGAGGCTACGCCACCTCAAGCGCGTCGCGTGGGTGGCTAGGCTCCTCGCAAGGAACGGCGTGATAGTCTTGTGTAGCTTCGTGTCGCCCTACGAGGAGGCAAGGAGGCTCGTAAGGAGCATAGTTGAGGAGGAGGGCATCCCGTTCATACTAGTGTGGGTCAAGGCGAGCCCCGAGACGGCTGCCAAGAGGAAGCCCGAGCTCTGGGAGAAGGCCAAGAAGGGCGAGATCAAGCACTTCACGGGCGTCTCCGACCCGTACGAGCCGCCCAGCAACCCAGACCTCGTCATAGACACTGAGAGGGTCGGCGTAGAGGAGGGTGTAGAGGCTGTCTTTAAACTGTTGGAGGGTAGGGGGCTAGTCGCTAAGGCTTGA